The Lutibacter profundi genome includes a region encoding these proteins:
- a CDS encoding Nramp family divalent metal transporter, with the protein MIKWFKNTGPGVLVAAAFIGPGTVTLCTLAGVKYGYSLLWAMTLSIVATVVLQEMSARIGIITQKGLVSVIKEQIKSPILTKITIILILSAIVVGNAAYEAGNISGASLGISALFGNNLYYLYPIIIGVIAFGLLYIGNYKVLERSLVFLVIIMSISFLLTAIITKPNISLMLKGMFIPSFPNGSTLTIIGLIGTTVVPYNLFLHASLVKEKWKNKNDLKYSRKDTFIAIVFGGFVSMSIIVAASAMKGVEIKNGIDLAKGLEPLYGNFAKYFLGIGLFAAGITSAITAPLAAAYVAKSCFGWDVGLKNLKFRIVWLIILVLGVVFSSLKINPIEIIKFAQVANGILLPIIALFLLWIVNKTTVLGTYKNGIFQNIISGIIILITIILGFKSVLKVFELL; encoded by the coding sequence ATGATAAAATGGTTTAAAAACACAGGGCCTGGAGTGTTAGTTGCGGCAGCATTTATTGGTCCAGGTACAGTAACTCTTTGCACACTTGCAGGTGTTAAATATGGGTATTCATTACTTTGGGCAATGACTTTATCTATTGTGGCAACAGTTGTATTACAAGAAATGTCTGCAAGAATTGGTATCATTACCCAAAAAGGGTTAGTCTCAGTTATAAAAGAGCAAATTAAATCACCTATACTTACTAAAATTACCATTATTTTAATTTTATCAGCCATTGTAGTTGGAAATGCGGCTTATGAAGCCGGCAATATAAGTGGTGCATCTTTGGGTATTTCAGCTTTGTTTGGCAATAATCTATATTATTTATACCCTATAATTATTGGTGTTATTGCTTTTGGGTTATTATATATTGGAAATTACAAAGTATTAGAGCGCAGTCTAGTTTTTTTAGTGATAATTATGAGTATATCGTTTCTACTAACAGCAATTATAACCAAGCCAAATATTAGTTTAATGTTAAAAGGGATGTTTATTCCTTCATTTCCTAATGGTAGTACGTTAACCATTATAGGGCTAATAGGAACTACTGTTGTTCCGTATAATTTATTTTTACATGCTTCTTTAGTAAAAGAAAAATGGAAAAATAAAAATGATTTGAAATATTCTAGGAAAGACACTTTTATAGCTATTGTTTTTGGAGGATTTGTATCTATGTCAATTATTGTGGCAGCATCAGCTATGAAAGGAGTAGAAATAAAAAACGGGATAGATTTAGCAAAAGGTTTAGAACCTTTATATGGAAATTTCGCAAAATATTTTTTAGGTATAGGATTGTTTGCTGCTGGTATTACATCAGCTATTACAGCACCATTAGCAGCTGCCTATGTAGCTAAAAGCTGTTTTGGATGGGATGTAGGTTTAAAAAACCTTAAATTTAGAATTGTATGGCTTATAATTTTAGTGTTAGGAGTTGTATTTTCATCTTTAAAAATTAACCCTATTGAAATTATAAAATTCGCACAAGTGGCCAATGGTATTTTACTGCCAATTATAGCTTTATTTTTATTGTGGATTGTTAACAAAACAACTGTTTTAGGAACTTATAAAAATGGTATTTTTCAAAATATTATTTCTGGAATTATAATCCTAATTACCATAATTTTAGGATTTAAAAGTGTTCTAAAGGTTTTTGAATTATTGTAA
- a CDS encoding SIR2 family NAD-dependent protein deacylase encodes MKKIVVLTGAGISAESGIKTFRDANGLWEGYDIMEVASPIGWARNKDLVLDFYNKRRSQLLNVKPNQGHKALVLLEKKYNVTIITQNVDDLHERAGSSTVLHLHGELLKVRSEINQSLVYDWRKELKIVDVCEEGNQLRPHIVWFGEAVPMLDKAIEIIKEANILIIIGTSMQVYPAASLINYTKDNIPMYFIDPKPTIERQSFSNLKIIAEKASVGVIKVVNELTD; translated from the coding sequence ATGAAAAAAATAGTGGTTCTTACAGGTGCTGGTATTAGTGCTGAAAGTGGTATTAAAACTTTTAGGGATGCTAACGGACTATGGGAAGGTTATGATATTATGGAAGTAGCTTCTCCTATTGGATGGGCAAGAAACAAAGATTTAGTATTAGATTTTTACAATAAGCGTAGATCTCAGTTACTCAACGTTAAACCAAATCAAGGACATAAAGCATTAGTATTACTGGAGAAGAAATACAATGTTACAATTATAACTCAAAATGTAGATGATTTACACGAACGTGCTGGAAGCTCAACTGTTTTACACTTACATGGAGAACTTTTGAAGGTAAGAAGTGAAATAAACCAATCTCTTGTTTATGATTGGAGAAAAGAACTAAAAATAGTAGATGTTTGTGAAGAAGGAAATCAACTAAGACCACACATTGTTTGGTTTGGAGAAGCTGTTCCAATGCTTGATAAAGCTATAGAAATAATAAAGGAAGCTAATATTTTAATAATAATAGGAACATCAATGCAAGTATACCCTGCTGCTAGTTTAATTAATTATACAAAAGATAATATTCCAATGTATTTTATTGATCCAAAACCTACAATTGAACGTCAAAGTTTTTCAAATTTAAAGATAATTGCAGAAAAAGCATCTGTTGGTGTAATTAAAGTGGTAAATGAATTAACTGACTAA
- a CDS encoding DUF6495 family protein, producing MKYRQLTKEQFLELHNEFAKFLASQQIDIDEWSTIKKEKPLMVEEELNIFSDLVWEDVLTKTNYLEHISDDGINLFKCNAKEMIRIYIKLKNKDKNFLNATDFKWFLQNPLDDSIEYFKAVKKYSKARNLEIFDLIEKGSQISNGKLFATVSQLIHLPL from the coding sequence ATGAAATATCGACAGTTAACAAAAGAACAATTTTTAGAATTACACAACGAATTCGCAAAATTTTTAGCTTCTCAGCAAATTGATATTGATGAATGGAGTACCATTAAAAAAGAAAAACCTTTAATGGTTGAAGAGGAATTAAATATATTTAGTGATTTGGTTTGGGAAGATGTACTAACAAAAACAAACTACTTAGAACATATCTCTGATGATGGAATTAATTTATTCAAATGTAATGCTAAAGAAATGATACGAATTTATATTAAACTTAAAAATAAAGATAAAAATTTTTTAAACGCAACTGATTTTAAATGGTTTTTACAAAACCCTTTAGATGATAGTATTGAGTACTTTAAAGCTGTAAAAAAATATTCAAAAGCAAGAAATTTAGAAATCTTTGATTTGATTGAAAAAGGAAGTCAAATTTCAAATGGTAAATTGTTTGCTACCGTTAGTCAGTTAATTCATTTACCACTTTAA